The nucleotide window GTGCAAGAGAGAAAACCAAAGCAAAAATAAAATACTCACTACAAAGTTTAGTTGGAGGTTATTTTGCTGTGTTTGTGGTGTgttcttttcaaaagcatttttaaGTCTTTGGCAAATCAGATTGAAGTTGAACAAACTTGTTTATCCATAGTATACTCACAGTAAATAGCAGTGCATTTTCAGTTCTGTTAATTTCCCCTTCAACTTACACCATAACATAACACTAAGATCAAATTTTGGGTCTAGGGCAAAAGGACAATTGCAAAGCCAAGGAAGTCTAGGGTGGCGCaggcaaagcaaaaaaaaaaaaaaaaaaaaaaaaaggccgtGCTTTGGCCGGTCAAAAATTGTTCCCTTTTTTGTGGCTATAAGCCAAAAATTGGCTAGCCAAAATCGGCAAGGCCATTTTGGCCACCCGAGTTCACTATAGATTATTTTTTGTTGAACAGAATTTGGCTTGGCTGGCCACCAAACGAAGGCCAAGTTTCCTTGGCATGGCCAAATTTTTGCTTGAACTGCTAGGGCCAtaaactaaacacaccctagTTCAATCATTTGTCTGACCAAATACCCCACCTTTCTCTCCAGTTGTTTGTCTGCCGAAAGCCATGCCTTTGCTGTCATAAGATCAATCTGTTGTGTCACCAATACCTGAAATTCATACAAAAAGATCCTTAATGAATAAATATTTTTTGGAAAACTACACAGATTTTGACCAAAAAAACTATCTCAAAAGCACAGCTTCCAGGAAAATTTTCACAATAATAACACACATTGTTCACAAAAAGTTTAAAACTAAACTTCTTAACGATTATTCCAGTCAACATAAATAAAACCAGTCCCACCAAGTGAAACTTTAAAAAGCGAGTTTTAATATAGGTGTCCACTGTCCAGAAGAACATGTGATTTTGTGGAAACTCTTTCTCAAGAGTACTTTTGTGATGCATTAGTTAGATTGATCAAGAAGGCTGTATTATCATGTagtagttttgtcctaagtcaaagcTCAAGTAGAGAAGTCACAAGCATAACGTACAAAAAAATAGCTTCAGCAATCAGCATCTTACTTTGTCAAGAGGTATTTCCTTTAGTTGTTGGACCTTCAGTTCAATCGAGATTTCCTTCATGTCAGCTAAGTAACCTTTAGCTTTAACTGTGTGTGGGAGTTTTCCTTGGTATTTTCCAGATACACACAAAGGAGAGTTTGCTGAAAGGTCTGGAATGTACTCAGAATCCACCTAACGAACAAAAGAACGGCAATTAGACAACCAAAACCAGTACTTTTCCAGCAAAACTTGCAGAAtctttcttcttaatacaatgatacgcagctctcgcGTGTTCTAGATAAAACATGAAGAACCTTGACTGGCCACCAACCCAGCCTAAAAACATGTTTCTTTATTGACAAATAGAATAGTTATTGAAAAACTTATCATGGATTATACAGTACAATTTTTAGTCTATACATCCGCATCTCCACAATTAAGCATGCTAAGGTAGTTTTATGAAGTTGTACTGTCACAAGTATTTAAAATAAAATAACAAAAGTATAATTACTAATCAATCATGCACAAACTCACTTCGAATTCATCAAGATGTGTCATAGCATCAATGGAGATATTTGCCACAATTGTACTTGATGCTCTCCTGAACCACTTTAGAATCCGATTTTCGACTGATGCTGGATAACAGATTCAGTAAAAAAAAATTGGTTAAaaccatatatttatatatttactaGTCCAATGCATGCATATAGCAATCATAGTGGAGATTTCTGACAGATTAAATTCGTTTATTGAACTTTAGATCATAATGTACACATAATAAAACAAAGACCTTGTAACATGTAGAAATAGAGCAAATGCAAACAGAACAAATGCTTCCTAGCTCTGAAGACCCAGAATACAAAACAAGgttcaatatttttttttgtccATGTCAAGGAGATTTAGGAAATTGGATAAAATGTATATTTAAGCACAGCTAGAACTGATTACATCTTATATTTGCAATACATCAACAAGCAATGGAATCATGATGAAAGGTACATAAACGATAATGCAAAGACAAGAACCACAGATACCTGTCTCAAGTGCAGCATCGTAATGTCCCTTGCCAATTGAAGCTAACATGCGCAGGAAATAGTGGTTGCAATACGATCCTAACATGTTCAAGTCACAACATcagaaaaaagagaaaacatGTGATATCTAAAACATAATTTGACAAACTACACAAGAAAGAGCAAAACATAGTTTGATTCACAATAGTTACAAATCACAGAGTTAACAATCCTATTAAATTACGCATAGTTTTCTTTTGCACAGGAACTAACACTTGTATATAAAATTATGAGAAGACCATAGGTAAAATAAGGCAGAAGAACTTTAGTTCAAGTCAAGAACAAAGGTACTACAAAAATTGCATTTTGATCGGAAGTCACAATAATATTACCTAGTCCAAAAGTAGAAATTCGGGGAGATTTAGAGCCTCTGTTGGTAAGCTCAGTTTTTGTAGTTTGGCAGATGTTATGCTCATCATCAACAGAACCATCAGTAATAAGATATATTTGTGGAAGTGTGTCATGAACACTTGATAGTAATGCCATTGCCTTACATGAAGAAATGACCAGTATGAATAACAAAACAAGAGAAATCCGGATTACAAGATAAGAAAAATCCCAACTGAAGTTGTTCAAAATGCCATACCTCACTCAAAGGATGCATAACATCTGTGCCACCCTCAGCAACAAAGTTTGCATTCATCCAATCAGTTGCACTTGCTATTGCTTTGTCATTTACTTGCTCTAAACAGGAAGAGAATGAGTGAAGCTCATCATTAAATGTTATAATGTTGAAGTAATCCCCTTCCACAAGCTCTGAAAGAGCAGTAGAAACTGCACGCTTGACATTCTCAAGAGGCCTTCCTTGCATGCTTCCACTTGTGTCAACAATAAACACAACTGCTTTTCTGAATACCTATTGAAATAGCTCGGATGAGATAAAGGACCATGAAGGCATATCTCTTGAAATACAAAGGGGGCAAACATGATGATGAACTTCTTCTGAGCCGATGAAGCAAAACAGGTACTAAAAGGCTATAAAGGTACTAAAAGGAGAATAGAGGCAAATGACAATTTAGAAGAATCTCATGGTAAAATTCCATGCAGCTTAAAAGGAGCTGATACAGCTTGACATCCCTGACCGTGAAATAGATAACATTCCAAGTGCAGGGATATCAATCAAGATAATGTTGCAAGTAGCAGCAACTAACCTTTCTGTTGCCACTTCCAGGTAGAAGAAAAATGCAGAACATATCTCTTTCATCATAGTCACGTAATGTTGCGGGTTGCACAAGCACACCACCAGACAAATCGCCAGAGTAAACCTACACATATCAACATAAAATTGAAATTAGGCAAAGGACAGAATATTCAGCCAGATTATAAACTTTTATCTGCTGAATATCATGATGAGCTAGATTAGCAAGATAGTTCGGCATCGGCCTGTAGGGAACATCATTGCAGAAAAACTCACACTGTATGAAAAATTGAAATCTTTGCTCGACCAATTCTCAACAATGGTTTCATGATGGAAAAACAATTTATCTCCCTGCCTACTCTTTTCctgaaatgaaaataaaaatccGGAAGATCAAACCTAGGCAGAGTTCCTAATGCTCCAAATGCACATCAGGACAGTTAATAAAATTAGATCACCTTCAACGGGTGGCTTGTTCCTTGCAGCAAAACCTCTTTACTGAAACCACTGTTCACAGACAACTGAATTTTTTCCCTCTTCATGAACACTTTTGGTAATGGGTTGGCAAAGTATGGATAACGGAAAGGTATTTCAACAGAGAAACGGCCACTGTCATATAGTAACTTCTGAGACCATCGAAATGTAGCACAAATGTCTGCTCCTCCCTCAACCTTGATGAATGAGACAAGCAGCGAATCAGCAAAGCATGATAGGACTTCCAATCATCAAAAACAAGGCACTGGGGAGACCAAAGCACATACCTGAGGTATTGTCAAGAAAAACAGATGTGGCTTCAGAAGGCCACCACTCTCAATTTTTGCATGATTCTCCAAAGTGTCTTCTACTTCGATTACTTGGGTATTATATGATCTTCTTCCGACAGTAACCTCAGCGCCTAGAATTGAACCCTATTAGCCAAACCGTTCTTAGGTTGAGACCAATCCAAATGGAAACTGATGTTTCTTAACAACGTATGTATGCAAGATAGTCAATGCTTGGCTTGATTTTGTGGTGATGTCTATCAATAATGGATGAAAGCAATGCATATAAACAAATGATGAAAGAGGAAATTCTTTGTTACTCGTACCTATCATGTTATTAAATTGAGCAATCAGAACACCAATCGATAAAAAAACTATCCCTGGCAATCAGAACATCAATCGATAAAAAAATATCTGTCTGAAAGCAGGCAAGATGCCGACCTTGCATGGACCTAATGACATGCAACAGTCATTAAAAGAGAATAAGAACTTGAATATCAAAATTAATTCCACTGGATGTTAAGGAACATCACATATACTTTCACTGCCAGATGTTTTTCAAAGCCCAAGCAATCCAATGTGCGTCCAAATGGGAACACAAGATGATCCCCCGTGCACAGTGAGCAAGATTGCCCATTGCATAACAGGTTCACTGTCATGAAAATCAGGTTACCTCTCTGCAGAACCAACAGTTCCCTTCTAGTGTTTGATTTCCCATGGACAAAGCAAGGAATTACTTTTAACTGCTTAAGCAACTACACTGCAAATTACTGTTATGTTACATCTAAAGCGTGAATACACTCATATTGCTTATCTAAGAATAAGAATCCATGAACCCAGTCTTAGTGTTACCTGTAGTTTACATGGCAAATCATTGGTCGCAGACAATACCCTTGCAACAAGAAGATCGATCAAAACACATGAAAACAGTGGCAAATGCAACAAAAAGACCCAACATCACCAGCGGCAACTACGTACAAACGCATCAAATGAGTCATGTTCTGAATGAATAGCATTAGTTTACGGGTCATATACACAGATAAAAACGCAATGGAAGGCAAAAGTCCATACACCGAAAATCAAATTAGTACATGGGCCTTCCTGACCCAATCGCTCTGGTCAAACGGTTTGGTTATACTACAACCGCAATCATTTGAGCCCCCACCAAACTGAATCTTACGAGGCAAGTCAACACTCAACAGAATCAGGGGAAAAAAACAGAGAATGCGAGCGAAATGCCAAGCCGCGATAACATAGCGCAGAAACCCGATCGTGCTCACCTGCTCGGCCAAGGGCACGACGAGGCGCACGTTGCACTCGCGGCTTCGCGTGATGCAGTGCAGCCACCAGCGCGCGCGCAGGGTGACGTGCGCGGCGTCGAGCGCGCAGTCGACGGCCAGGTCGACCTCCTTCATCTGCAGCGGGATGAGCGCGGGCGGGTCGAGGTGGCCGTAGACGTAGGGCTGGTAGCTGGGCACGTCGGGAGTGTCGACGGCGGCCGGGTCGGTGACCACCGCGTAGGCCATCGGCGCCGTGGGGAGCAGCCGCGGGTCGGGCCCCGACGCCGCGGCGGCCGACACGGTGCGCTCCATCCCCGCCGGCGGGCGCGGCGGGGGCAGCCCTCCCGGGAGCACGAGCCGCTTCGAGAGCTTGAGCCcgtcctccaccgcgcgcgcgaaCTCCTCCATGGTGGGGTAAGGCGGGGAGGGGCGGGGCGCGCGCGAACGAATGACGATCCGCTAGGGTTCCGACGCggtgagggtgagggtgagggcgagggcgagggcgatgcCGGGAGGAGGGGCGAGGGAGaggacgaggcggcggcggcggtatgGCTGGTTTTGATTTGGAAGGTAGGGAACGGGGAGGGAGGAAGACGGAGCGCGGCGTGTTTTTATTTGGTTGGCCGCTGCTGCCTACGTCCGGGTGAAGGAAGGCGAAGGGCAAGGTGATTAGAAACTTGCCCCGCCGGCCCGCGCCCGAGGAGGGGAATGATGAGCTGGCTGGGGGCTGGCTGGGGCGTGGGCGGTGAGAATAGGCGTGAGGAGGGAGGCGCCGTGTCCGTGGTGGCGTCGCGTGGACGAGGACGACCTGTGGCTGATTGATTCGTCCGTCGTTAATCGTTGGGGCGACCAGTGAGATTGGGTTGGTACAGTGCGGTCTGTTGGGATGGAGCTTGGGGTTGGTATCTTTCATTGGCTCTCACGGTTTTCTTTCGTTTGTTTACACATTGCCTACCCCCAAACGTTTGCAGGATGCTTGCTATTTGTTTAGCAAAGCTAGAGGATGACAGCCATTGTCTGAGAAAACACGCGATTAAGTTATGGTGTCTGGGCAATAAAACAACAGAACGATTTATGAGTGTGTTGGTTTGTTACTGTAACTTGCCAAATCACACCATAATTTTTGTGCCTAACTTGTGGTGGTTGTTTGGTTAGTTGCTGTATTTGGGGTGTGCTGTGGCACGACCACTCGTCCGTCACAGTCCTGGTGTCGTCCTTGCTATGGCGCGGTGAGCTTAGGCGTAGGTCAGACAAGCCCTATAATTCTATCTGTTGTTTGTAAAGTCAtcaatttattaaaaaaatcatGTTTTAGTATAATATTATCAGTTGTTGATACCAATCTATGTTTCAGAGGATATGACATGTTACTAATTAGCAAAACAAGCTTATCATTGCAACTAGCCAACTATAATGCACAACGGACTTTGGTTTACAACATTTTTCATTCTATTGCCTTCAAAAAGCATTTTTCATTCTGCACTtatcaaaagagaaaaaaaatagatCATGACTTCTCAATCTATAGAAAAACTGGGAGACAAAGACATGGATAATAATAGGAAGTAAGTCCTTATTTAGTTTCTCCCCAAAAAGTTTAtaccctatcacatcgaatgttagGACACATgcttggagtattaaatatagactaaaaaataactaatcgcacagattgcgactactttgcgagacaaatcttttaaacctaattagtccatgatttgacaataaagtgctacagtaacacatacgTTAATGatatattaattaggcttaataatttTATCTCGTAGTTTACTGacagattctataatttatttt belongs to Miscanthus floridulus cultivar M001 chromosome 4, ASM1932011v1, whole genome shotgun sequence and includes:
- the LOC136550428 gene encoding uncharacterized protein isoform X1, which produces MEEFARAVEDGLKLSKRLVLPGGLPPPRPPAGMERTVSAAAASGPDPRLLPTAPMAYAVVTDPAAVDTPDVPSYQPYVYGHLDPPALIPLQMKEVDLAVDCALDAAHVTLRARWWLHCITRSRECNVRLVVPLAEQGSILGAEVTVGRRSYNTQVIEVEDTLENHAKIESGGLLKPHLFFLTIPQVEGGADICATFRWSQKLLYDSGRFSVEIPFRYPYFANPLPKVFMKREKIQLSVNSGFSKEVLLQGTSHPLKEKSRQGDKLFFHHETIVENWSSKDFNFSYSVYSGDLSGGVLVQPATLRDYDERDMFCIFLLPGSGNRKVFRKAVVFIVDTSGSMQGRPLENVKRAVSTALSELVEGDYFNIITFNDELHSFSSCLEQVNDKAIASATDWMNANFVAEGGTDVMHPLSEAMALLSSVHDTLPQIYLITDGSVDDEHNICQTTKTELTNRGSKSPRISTFGLGSYCNHYFLRMLASIGKGHYDAALETASVENRILKWFRRASSTIVANISIDAMTHLDEFEVDSEYIPDLSANSPLCVSGKYQGKLPHTVKAKGYLADMKEISIELKVQQLKEIPLDKVLVTQQIDLMTAKAWLSADKQLERKVIKLSIQNGVPSEYTEMILLQTNLDKVDGTQKVKQKLKGQKGRDEQRILLHGLKLGFGNKDATRENLITGFGDMNPAEKLVMLQKGNGCCSRVADCLCCMCCIKACNRMNDQCAILMAQICAALACLGCYECCAEVCCGGSES
- the LOC136550428 gene encoding uncharacterized protein isoform X2 — its product is MEEFARAVEDGLKLSKRLVLPGGLPPPRPPAGMERTVSAAAASGPDPRLLPTAPMAYAVVTDPAAVDTPDVPSYQPYVYGHLDPPALIPLQMKEVDLAVDCALDAAHVTLRARWWLHCITRSRECNVRLVVPLAEQGSILGAEVTVGRRSYNTQVIEVEDTLENHAKIESGGLLKPHLFFLTIPQVEGGADICATFRWSQKLLYDSGRFSVEIPFRYPYFANPLPKVFMKREKIQLSVNSGFSKEVLLQGTSHPLKEKSRQGDKLFFHHETIVENWSSKDFNFSYSVYSGDLSGGVLVQPATLRDYDERDMFCIFLLPGSGNRKVFRKAVVFIVDTSGSMQGRPLENVKRAVSTALSELVEGDYFNIITFNDELHSFSSCLEQVNDKAIASATDWMNANFVAEGGTDVMHPLSEAMALLSSVHDTLPQIYLITDGSVDDEHNICQTTKTELTNRGSKSPRISTFGLASVENRILKWFRRASSTIVANISIDAMTHLDEFEVDSEYIPDLSANSPLCVSGKYQGKLPHTVKAKGYLADMKEISIELKVQQLKEIPLDKVLVTQQIDLMTAKAWLSADKQLERKVIKLSIQNGVPSEYTEMILLQTNLDKVDGTQKVKQKLKGQKGRDEQRILLHGLKLGFGNKDATRENLITGFGDMNPAEKLVMLQKGNGCCSRVADCLCCMCCIKACNRMNDQCAILMAQICAALACLGCYECCAEVCCGGSES